A genomic region of Rhodococcus pyridinivorans contains the following coding sequences:
- a CDS encoding polysaccharide biosynthesis tyrosine autokinase produces the protein MEVHDYLRILQARWKIVAVTTVVAVLAALGASLLTTPQYEAKTRLFVSTSSGASVQEIYQGNLFSQQRVTSYTELLEGTTLAQRTLDKLGLGEMSAVDLAGKVTASSTPDTVLIDTAVTDESPERARDLANALSDEFVVMARELETPEDGGPPTARVVVEQYAATPSAPVTPKTTRNVALGLAVGVLLGIALAVLRDRLDNTIKDRNAVEELAGTGVVGVIPLEKARQEEPAIVFADANSGDAEAYREMRTNLQFLEVDNPPRAIVITSSLPGEGKTTTAVNLALVLAEAGHSVVLVEADLRRPRVTKYLGTLGDAGLSNVLAHTAALEDVLQPTRFDGMWVLAAGGLPPNPSELLGSAHAREVIEDLRSRFDYVIIDAPPLLPVTDAAILTNIADGALLIARYGKTTREQFARAVGNLRAVNAPVLGTILALTPTKGRGTAYEYRYYYSSDKDGAAPAAAQTSTPATQRVGAPAPTAPAAQPAAQAQTTASAPVEGPARPQNGQHHVEPPATQAHPAPSNDAYHYRAAEQFPPAPQPASERYGSEPYQAPQAYSAAEPLSRPVVHAPRRPVNDSGSESGEER, from the coding sequence ATGGAAGTACATGATTACCTGCGAATTCTGCAGGCGAGGTGGAAGATCGTCGCCGTCACGACGGTGGTGGCGGTTCTTGCCGCCCTCGGCGCCTCCCTGCTGACCACGCCCCAGTACGAAGCCAAGACACGCCTGTTCGTGTCGACCTCGTCGGGCGCGTCGGTGCAGGAGATCTATCAGGGCAACCTGTTCTCGCAGCAGCGAGTCACCTCCTACACCGAACTGCTCGAGGGCACCACCCTCGCGCAGCGCACCCTCGACAAGCTCGGTCTCGGCGAGATGTCGGCCGTCGATCTCGCCGGCAAGGTGACCGCCTCGTCGACCCCCGACACGGTGCTCATCGACACCGCCGTCACCGACGAGTCGCCCGAGCGTGCCCGCGACCTCGCCAACGCACTGTCGGACGAGTTCGTCGTCATGGCACGCGAACTGGAGACCCCCGAGGACGGTGGCCCGCCGACCGCCCGCGTGGTGGTCGAGCAGTACGCGGCTACGCCGTCGGCGCCGGTGACGCCGAAGACCACACGGAACGTCGCGCTGGGTCTGGCCGTCGGTGTGCTGCTCGGCATCGCCCTCGCGGTGCTGCGCGATCGCCTCGACAACACCATCAAGGACCGCAACGCCGTCGAGGAGCTCGCCGGCACCGGTGTGGTGGGTGTGATCCCGCTCGAGAAGGCCCGGCAGGAGGAGCCGGCGATCGTGTTCGCGGACGCCAACAGCGGCGACGCCGAGGCCTACCGGGAGATGCGGACCAACCTGCAGTTCCTCGAGGTCGACAACCCGCCGCGCGCGATCGTTATCACCAGTTCCCTGCCCGGCGAGGGCAAGACCACCACGGCGGTCAACCTGGCCCTGGTGCTCGCCGAGGCCGGTCACTCCGTCGTGCTCGTCGAAGCCGACCTGCGCCGCCCGCGTGTGACCAAGTACCTCGGCACGCTCGGCGACGCCGGCCTGTCGAACGTGCTCGCACACACGGCTGCACTCGAGGACGTGCTCCAGCCGACGCGCTTCGACGGCATGTGGGTGCTCGCGGCCGGCGGTCTGCCGCCCAACCCGTCCGAGCTGCTCGGTTCCGCGCATGCGCGGGAGGTCATCGAGGACCTGCGGTCGCGCTTCGACTACGTCATCATCGACGCGCCGCCGCTGCTGCCCGTCACCGACGCGGCGATCCTCACGAACATCGCCGACGGTGCGCTGCTCATCGCGCGTTACGGCAAGACCACCCGCGAGCAGTTCGCGCGGGCCGTCGGCAACCTGCGGGCGGTCAACGCGCCCGTGCTGGGCACGATCCTGGCGCTGACCCCGACCAAGGGACGCGGCACGGCCTACGAATACCGCTACTACTACAGCTCCGACAAGGACGGTGCTGCTCCGGCAGCCGCCCAGACGAGCACGCCGGCGACGCAGCGTGTCGGAGCGCCGGCACCGACCGCACCGGCCGCCCAGCCGGCTGCGCAGGCGCAGACGACCGCGTCGGCACCCGTCGAGGGACCGGCCCGGCCGCAGAACGGTCAGCATCATGTCGAGCCGCCGGCCACGCAGGCCCACCCGGCGCCGAGCAACGACGCCTACCACTACCGCGCTGCGGAGCAGTTCCCGCCGGCGCCGCAGCCGGCATCGGAGCGATACGGCAGCGAGCCCTACCAGGCGCCGCAGGCGTACTCCGCCGCCGAGCCGCTGTCGCGACCCGTGGTGCACGCACCGCGACGCCCGGTGAACGACTCAGGCTCGGAGAGCGGCGAGGAGAGGTAG
- a CDS encoding low molecular weight phosphatase family protein yields the protein MRILYVCTGNICRSPTAERLTTAYAAEAGREDLSAHSAGTRAMVGYGMEPTAALVLQQLGGDPDGFAARRITPPIAEDSDMIITMSERHRAKVIQLAPRRMRVTFTLREAARLQNATGARTIAELTTARAQMSAPGPEDIVDPIGRDEETFVTVGSEIADLLLPLLAALRA from the coding sequence ATGCGGATTCTCTATGTGTGTACCGGAAACATCTGCCGATCACCCACCGCAGAGAGGTTGACCACCGCATACGCGGCCGAGGCCGGTCGCGAGGACCTTTCGGCGCACAGCGCCGGCACCCGGGCGATGGTCGGTTACGGCATGGAACCCACCGCGGCACTCGTGTTGCAGCAGCTCGGAGGCGATCCGGACGGATTCGCTGCGCGTCGGATCACCCCGCCGATCGCGGAGGACTCCGACATGATCATCACGATGAGCGAGCGGCACCGCGCCAAGGTCATCCAGCTCGCACCGCGCAGGATGCGGGTGACGTTCACGCTGCGCGAGGCCGCCCGGCTGCAGAACGCCACCGGTGCGCGGACCATCGCAGAACTGACGACGGCCCGGGCGCAGATGTCTGCACCCGGGCCGGAGGACATCGTCGACCCGATCGGCCGAGACGAGGAGACGTTCGTCACGGTCGGATCCGAGATCGCCGATCTGTTGCTACCTCTCCTCGCCGCTCTCCGAGCCTGA
- a CDS encoding Hsp70 family protein, with protein MSSILGVTVGESAVRVVRPVDRTTPTAGFQFQVVETGKDDPARLAAGTLGVLFQTGVAGDPIERVGLVYRDQAQGERLRAAMAVEHIDRYLLVSEPEAAVTYLQATGELGSNTAVFYDLGDAGLTVTVVDLVSREVLAERTDSIGGRVFDNVIRDHQLDTNGVWRPDDPATDDELSAQCREAKEKLSQSETVAVPGAAGVVLMSRETFDPLIAQCVESSAQFVHQVISRAGRNPEAVVLLGGGAHIPLVQEVLRSWLGLPLVVPHEPELVLAKGGALAAAQPATSQPVSTLTRIVPGQPPSTSADTEQIPVVAAAAAAPTAAATGAESADAKKPWWSSLAGRGPSVSGRQISGAGIAGTALAVVAVIGVALSTGFTSSSTDETSPTQSYIPTTTNAPRQNPAPAVAPTQVTTTTTVEQEPAPTTHSPRPVPPAPEPPPAPAPTIPGLGVPVPTLPPLPTIELPPLPQIRLP; from the coding sequence ATGAGTTCTATTCTCGGTGTGACCGTGGGGGAGAGCGCCGTTCGGGTGGTGCGGCCGGTGGATCGAACGACCCCGACGGCGGGGTTCCAGTTCCAGGTGGTCGAAACCGGTAAGGACGATCCGGCGCGGCTGGCGGCAGGCACCCTCGGGGTGCTCTTCCAGACCGGTGTGGCGGGCGATCCGATCGAGCGGGTGGGACTGGTCTATCGCGACCAGGCCCAGGGCGAGCGCCTGCGCGCGGCAATGGCCGTCGAGCACATCGACCGTTACCTGCTCGTCTCCGAACCCGAAGCCGCCGTCACCTATCTGCAGGCCACCGGCGAGCTCGGCAGCAACACCGCCGTCTTCTACGACCTCGGCGACGCCGGGCTCACCGTCACCGTCGTCGACCTCGTCTCCCGCGAGGTGCTCGCCGAACGCACCGACAGCATCGGCGGCCGCGTCTTCGACAACGTGATCCGCGACCACCAGCTCGACACCAACGGTGTGTGGCGCCCCGACGACCCCGCCACCGACGACGAATTGTCGGCCCAGTGCCGCGAGGCCAAGGAGAAGCTCTCGCAGAGCGAGACCGTGGCCGTACCGGGCGCGGCAGGGGTCGTGCTCATGTCGCGCGAGACCTTCGATCCGCTCATCGCGCAGTGCGTCGAGTCGTCGGCGCAATTCGTGCACCAGGTGATCTCCCGTGCCGGTCGCAACCCCGAGGCCGTGGTCCTGCTCGGCGGCGGCGCGCACATCCCGCTCGTGCAGGAGGTGCTGCGCTCCTGGCTCGGCCTGCCCCTGGTGGTGCCGCACGAGCCCGAACTCGTCCTCGCCAAGGGCGGGGCCCTGGCCGCCGCGCAACCGGCCACCTCGCAACCGGTGAGCACCCTCACGCGCATCGTGCCGGGTCAGCCCCCGTCGACGAGCGCCGACACCGAGCAGATCCCGGTCGTCGCCGCCGCGGCCGCTGCGCCCACGGCTGCCGCCACCGGTGCGGAGTCCGCCGACGCGAAGAAGCCATGGTGGTCGTCGCTGGCCGGTCGCGGTCCGTCGGTCAGCGGCAGGCAGATCTCCGGCGCCGGGATCGCGGGCACGGCTCTCGCGGTCGTCGCGGTCATCGGCGTGGCGCTGAGCACCGGCTTCACGAGTTCGTCGACCGACGAGACGAGCCCCACCCAGTCGTACATCCCGACGACCACCAACGCGCCGCGGCAGAACCCCGCGCCGGCGGTAGCGCCCACGCAGGTCACCACGACCACCACGGTCGAGCAGGAGCCGGCTCCGACCACCCATTCACCGCGCCCGGTTCCGCCGGCCCCCGAACCTCCGCCCGCTCCGGCTCCGACCATCCCGGGGCTGGGAGTGCCGGTCCCGACGCTGCCGCCGCTGCCGACGATCGAGCTGCCGCCGCTGCCGCAGATCCGGCTTCCCTGA
- a CDS encoding YibE/F family protein translates to MNHGHGHFGHGHGHGQDESPIPLGPIAAKIVVGLLAAIGLLVLFGTALLWPSSRAVDIPAPFQTSSGGAVVTEAGTVVEQNTGPCGSASFGRVFTGEPSPPSSNAFDCERSIVAIESGPDDGARTLLEVIPGPGQPDLQAGDEIRLVRQTDPAGATQYSFYDYARGFPLALVVAAFAVVVVAIARWRGLRALIGLVVAFGVLVVFMLPALLDGKPAVPVALVGGALILYAVLYLAHGVNLRTSSALLGTLASMVVAALLSYVAIRMTHLTGLSEEQNTDVQLYIGHVSISGLLLAGFIIGSLGVLNDVTITQASSAFELAGLDPESSRREIFSAAMRVGRDHIASTVYTLVLAYAGGALPLLLLFSVAGRSITDVITSDAVAIELVRACVGGIALTLSVPLTTAIAAVLARTDAPGQQTGGRHARRA, encoded by the coding sequence GTGAATCACGGACACGGCCATTTCGGCCACGGACACGGCCACGGGCAGGACGAAAGTCCCATCCCACTCGGACCCATCGCCGCGAAGATCGTGGTCGGCCTGCTGGCTGCGATCGGTCTCCTGGTGCTCTTCGGCACCGCCCTGTTATGGCCGAGCAGCCGTGCCGTGGACATCCCCGCTCCCTTTCAGACGAGTAGCGGCGGCGCGGTCGTCACCGAGGCCGGAACGGTCGTCGAGCAGAACACCGGCCCGTGCGGCAGCGCGTCCTTCGGGCGCGTCTTCACCGGTGAGCCGTCCCCTCCCTCGAGCAACGCCTTCGACTGCGAACGCAGCATCGTCGCCATCGAATCCGGTCCCGACGACGGTGCCCGGACGCTCCTCGAGGTGATTCCCGGCCCGGGTCAGCCCGATCTACAGGCCGGCGACGAGATCCGTCTCGTCCGCCAGACCGATCCGGCGGGCGCCACCCAGTACTCCTTCTACGACTACGCCCGCGGCTTCCCGCTCGCCCTGGTGGTCGCAGCGTTCGCTGTCGTAGTGGTCGCCATCGCCCGCTGGCGCGGTCTGCGGGCCCTGATCGGCCTGGTGGTCGCGTTCGGTGTGCTGGTGGTGTTCATGCTCCCGGCGCTCCTGGACGGCAAACCCGCCGTGCCGGTCGCACTGGTCGGCGGTGCACTGATCCTCTACGCGGTGCTGTACCTGGCGCACGGTGTGAATCTGAGGACCAGTTCGGCGCTGCTCGGCACGCTCGCCTCGATGGTCGTCGCGGCCCTGCTGTCCTACGTCGCGATCCGCATGACACATCTGACCGGTCTGTCGGAGGAACAGAACACCGACGTGCAGTTGTACATCGGGCACGTGTCGATCTCGGGCCTACTGCTGGCGGGATTCATCATCGGCTCGCTCGGTGTGCTCAACGACGTCACCATCACGCAGGCGTCGTCGGCCTTCGAACTCGCCGGGCTCGATCCCGAGTCGTCGCGTCGTGAGATCTTCTCGGCGGCGATGCGCGTGGGCCGCGACCACATCGCCAGCACCGTCTACACGCTCGTCCTCGCCTACGCGGGCGGCGCGCTGCCTCTCCTGCTGCTGTTCTCGGTGGCCGGGCGGTCGATCACCGATGTGATCACGAGCGACGCCGTGGCGATCGAGCTGGTCCGCGCATGCGTCGGCGGCATCGCGCTCACGTTGTCGGTGCCGCTCACCACGGCGATCGCCGCCGTGCTCGCGCGTACCGACGCCCCCGGACAGCAGACGGGCGGCCGGCACGCGCGACGCGCGTGA
- a CDS encoding pyridoxal phosphate-dependent aminotransferase: MTIEEQGQLHHHISRRLEQSSKLQNVLYEIRGPVHAHAARLEAEGHRILKLNIGNPAPFGFEAPDTIVQDMIAALPHAQGYSESKGIASARRAIVTRYELVPRFPKFDINDVYLGNGVSELITITMQALLDDGDEVLIPAPDYPLWTAMTSLAGGTPVHYLCDETNDWNPDLDDIESRITDRTKAIVVINPNNPTGAVYSHEVLEGIVRLARKHQLLLLADEIYDKILYDDSKHVSLASLAPDLLCLTYNGLSKAYRVAGYRSGWMVITGPKDHAEGFLEGVDLLASTRLCPNVPAQHAIQVALGGYQSIEDLVRPGGRLLEQRDVAWERLNAIPGVSCVKPRGALYAFPRLDPEVYDIHDDEKLVQDLLLQERILVTQGTGFNWPNHDHLRIVTLPWARDLAVAIERIGNFLSSYKQ, from the coding sequence GTGACTATCGAGGAGCAAGGCCAACTTCACCATCACATCAGCCGTCGGCTCGAGCAGTCGTCGAAGCTCCAGAACGTGCTCTACGAGATCCGCGGGCCGGTGCACGCCCACGCCGCGCGGCTCGAGGCCGAGGGGCATCGCATCCTCAAGCTCAACATCGGCAACCCCGCACCGTTCGGGTTCGAGGCGCCCGACACGATCGTGCAGGACATGATCGCGGCGCTGCCCCACGCGCAGGGCTACTCGGAGTCCAAGGGCATCGCCTCCGCCCGTCGCGCGATCGTCACGCGCTACGAGCTCGTGCCGCGCTTCCCGAAGTTCGACATCAACGATGTCTACCTGGGCAACGGAGTCTCCGAGCTCATCACCATCACCATGCAGGCCCTGCTCGACGACGGCGACGAGGTGCTCATCCCGGCACCCGACTATCCGTTGTGGACGGCGATGACCTCGCTCGCCGGTGGCACCCCCGTGCACTATCTGTGCGACGAGACCAACGACTGGAACCCGGATCTCGACGACATCGAGTCCCGGATCACCGACCGCACCAAGGCGATCGTGGTGATCAACCCGAACAACCCGACGGGCGCCGTGTACTCGCACGAGGTGCTCGAGGGGATCGTGCGCCTCGCCCGCAAGCACCAGTTGCTGCTGCTCGCCGACGAGATCTACGACAAGATCCTGTACGACGATTCGAAGCACGTCTCCCTCGCGTCGCTGGCCCCCGACCTGCTCTGCCTGACCTACAACGGCCTGTCGAAGGCGTACCGGGTCGCCGGCTACCGGTCGGGCTGGATGGTCATCACCGGCCCGAAGGATCACGCAGAGGGCTTCCTCGAGGGCGTCGACCTGCTCGCCTCGACCCGCTTGTGCCCCAATGTGCCGGCCCAGCACGCCATCCAGGTGGCGCTCGGCGGCTATCAGAGCATCGAGGACCTGGTACGGCCCGGTGGGCGCCTGCTCGAGCAGCGCGACGTCGCGTGGGAGCGCCTCAACGCCATCCCGGGCGTGAGTTGCGTGAAGCCGCGCGGTGCGCTCTACGCCTTCCCGCGTCTGGATCCGGAGGTCTACGACATCCACGACGACGAGAAGCTCGTGCAGGATCTGCTGCTGCAGGAGCGCATCCTCGTCACGCAGGGCACGGGCTTCAACTGGCCGAACCACGACCATCTGCGCATCGTCACGCTGCCGTGGGCACGCGACCTGGCGGTGGCGATCGAGCGGATCGGTAACTTCCTGTCCTCCTACAAACAGTAG
- a CDS encoding cold-shock protein, with translation MAQGTVKWFNAEKGFGFIEQDGGGADVFVHYSEIQGSGFKTLDEGARVEFEIGQGQKGPQAQGVRAI, from the coding sequence ATGGCGCAGGGCACTGTCAAGTGGTTCAACGCGGAAAAGGGCTTCGGCTTCATCGAGCAGGATGGTGGGGGAGCAGACGTTTTCGTCCATTACTCCGAGATCCAGGGTTCGGGCTTCAAGACCCTGGACGAGGGGGCACGAGTCGAGTTCGAGATCGGCCAGGGGCAGAAAGGCCCGCAGGCTCAGGGTGTGCGCGCCATCTAG
- a CDS encoding alkane 1-monooxygenase: protein MDSATPRSATHDRWTDPKKRLWLYGLVVPLSPFIAYFLVEYLHLGVFWATGALVIAVVCPLVDAFARLDTSNPPESVMRTLENDRYYRYCTYLYLPLQYAGLTFGCWMWVSQPMGGAERFAMAATLGIVGGVGINAAHELGHKRTTIERRLAKIALAQSFYGHFYVEHNRGHHARVATPEDPATARMGESYWRFLPRSVFGSLRSAIRYEKGRLERRGTSFWNLRHNDILNAWALSVVLYAVLIAVFGWSIAPWLVVQAVMAIMFLEGANYLEHYGLLREKRPDGSYERVQPQHSWNSNHVCSNLFLYNLQRHSDHHANPLRRYQTLRSMPQAPQLPAGYAVLIILALFPPLWRRVMDPRLLEHYSHDFSRINIEPEKRNAIQARYGGRS, encoded by the coding sequence GTGGATTCGGCTACTCCTCGCAGTGCGACACACGATCGATGGACCGACCCCAAGAAACGCCTCTGGCTGTACGGACTCGTCGTCCCCCTGAGCCCCTTCATCGCCTACTTCCTCGTCGAATACCTCCACCTCGGCGTCTTCTGGGCCACCGGTGCACTGGTCATCGCCGTCGTCTGCCCGTTGGTCGACGCGTTCGCGAGGCTGGACACGAGCAATCCGCCCGAGAGCGTGATGCGGACGCTCGAGAACGACCGGTACTACCGCTACTGCACCTATCTCTATCTCCCACTGCAATACGCGGGCCTGACATTCGGGTGCTGGATGTGGGTGTCGCAGCCCATGGGCGGCGCCGAACGATTCGCGATGGCCGCCACACTCGGCATCGTCGGCGGTGTCGGCATCAACGCGGCGCACGAACTCGGACACAAGCGCACCACCATCGAGCGGCGCCTCGCGAAGATCGCGCTCGCCCAGTCGTTCTACGGCCACTTCTACGTCGAACACAATCGGGGGCACCACGCCCGTGTGGCGACCCCGGAGGACCCGGCCACCGCCCGCATGGGAGAGAGCTACTGGCGCTTCCTGCCCCGTTCGGTGTTCGGCAGCCTCCGTTCCGCGATCCGTTACGAGAAGGGCCGGCTCGAACGTCGCGGCACGTCGTTCTGGAATCTGCGGCACAACGACATCCTCAACGCATGGGCGCTGAGCGTCGTCCTCTACGCGGTGCTCATCGCCGTGTTCGGCTGGTCGATCGCCCCGTGGCTCGTCGTCCAGGCCGTCATGGCGATCATGTTCCTCGAAGGCGCCAACTATCTCGAGCACTACGGGCTGCTGCGCGAGAAGCGACCGGACGGCAGTTACGAACGCGTGCAGCCCCAGCACAGCTGGAACAGCAACCACGTGTGCTCCAACCTGTTCCTCTACAACCTGCAACGGCACAGCGACCATCACGCCAATCCGCTGCGCCGCTACCAGACCCTGCGGTCGATGCCGCAGGCGCCGCAGCTACCCGCCGGTTACGCGGTATTGATCATCCTGGCCCTCTTTCCGCCGCTGTGGCGACGGGTGATGGACCCGCGACTGCTCGAGCACTACAGTCACGATTTCTCGCGAATCAATATTGAGCCTGAGAAACGAAATGCGATTCAGGCACGATACGGTGGTCGCAGTTAG